A genome region from Vulpes lagopus strain Blue_001 chromosome 7, ASM1834538v1, whole genome shotgun sequence includes the following:
- the PLK5 gene encoding inactive serine/threonine-protein kinase PLK5 isoform X1, with amino-acid sequence MEPGPRRPRTSRPPVSAFLRDPSSGRVYRRGKLIGKGAFSRCYKLMDMSTSAVFALKVVPRAGGATLVARGKVGPDLESPGAPQVPGGPQRGPCTGWRLCPWARAAGGRVGPHLQVDREIALHSRLKHRNIVALHGHFADRENVYMVLEYCSRQSLAHVLEARRTLTEPEVRYYLRGLVSGLRYLHQRRIVHRDLKPSNFFLNKNMVVKIGDLGLAARVGPGGHCHRVLCGTPNFLAPEVISRNGHSCQSDLWALGCIMYTVLTGTPPFMVAPLSEMYQNIRDGRYPEPAHLSPNARRLIARLLAPNPAERPSLDHLLQDDFFTQGFTPDRLPARSCYSPPFFTVPQPLGRLFRKVGRLLLPQCRPPCPITASEASGPGEGGSDPDPMEWGSEATLLDTGAPHPEVPVHLLTHGTLRSDPAGPKGSQRQEVEVAIRNLRLCLDPGLPDPPDTPYPATQDPPGEQWPILWAPKWVDYSSKYGFGYQLSDGGSGVLLRDGTHMALRPPGESDTRDRRQVVGLARQGMAAARVVAEGRKGAAAGLGRSERPRGQPSVLRARPGGAGNVHPEGRAPPAGRQAGRPPALHLLPTAAACAPGGGPALAPPSGPQPLLAALPCVRAGVAAALQRRDGADQRQGQGRRGSPGAEWRRRGAAAHGLGRRPAPHLLPPGRPAEPRLRPTSPPAPCPRSSHAAEHLVPPAR; translated from the exons ATGGAGCccgggccgcggcggccgcgCACTTCCCGCCCGCCGGTCTCCGCCTTCCTGCGCGACCCGAGCTCCGGGCGCGTGTACCGGCGCGGGAAGCTCATCGGCAAG GGCGCCTTCAGCCGCTGCTACAAGCTGATGGACATGTCCACCAGTGCCGTGTTTGCCCTCAAGGTGGTGCCTCGCGCTGGGGGCGCGACCTTAGTCGCCCGTGGTAAGGTAGGCCCGGACCTTGAGAGCCCCGGGGCCCCACAGGTCCCCGGCGGTCCCCAGAGAGGCCCCTGCACGGGGTGGAGGCTCTGCCCCTGGGCCCGAGCCGCGGGCGGACGTGTGGGGCCACACCTGCAGGTGGACCGGGAGATCGCCCTGCACAGCCGCCTGAAGCACCGCAACATTGTAGCCCTCCACGGACACTTTGCTGACCGCGAGAACGTGTACATGGTGCTGGAGTACTGCAGCCGCCAG TCACTGGCCCACGTTCTGGAGGCGCGGCGGACTCTGACGGAGCCCGAGGTGCGCTACTACCTGCGGGGCCTGGTCAGCGGGCTGCGCTACCTGCATCAGCGGCGCATCGTGCACCGTGACCTGAAGCCCA gtAACTTCTTCCTGAACAAGAACATGGTGGTAAAGATTGGAGACCTGGGGCTGGCCGCCAGGGTGGGCCCGGGGGGCCACTGCCACAG AGTGCTCTGCGGGACCCCAAACTTCCTGGCCCCAGAGGTCATCTCCAGGAATGGGCACTCCTGCCAGTCAGACCTCTGGGCTCTTGGCTGCATCAT GTACACAGTGCTGACTGGCACCCCTCCCTTCATGGTGGCTCCCCTGTCCGAGATGTACCAAAACATCCGAGACGGCCGCTACCCCGAGCCCGCCCACCTGTCACCCAACGCGCGCCGCCTCATCGCCCGCCTGCTGGCGCCCAACCCAGCGGAACGGCCCAGCCTGGACCACCTGCTGCAGGACGACTTCTTCACCCAG GGTTTCACCCCGGACCGGCTGCCAGCCCGCTCCTGCTACAGCCCACCCTTCTTCACCGTGCCCCAGCCTCTGGGCAGGCTCTTCCGGAAGGTGGGCCGGCTGCTCCTGCCCCAGTGCCGGCCCCCCT GCCCCATCACGGCTAGCGAGGCCTCGGGCCCAGGAGAAGGTGGATCAGATCCTGACCCCATGGAGTGGGGCAGTGAG GCCACCCTGTTGGACACAGGGGCTCCCCACCCGGAGGTCCCCGTCCACCTGCTCACCCATGGGACCCTCAGGAGCGACCCAGCGG ggcccaaggggagccagaggcaggaggtggaggtggcCATCAGAAACCTGCGGCTCTGCCTGGACCCGGGCCTCCCAG ACCCCCCTGACACCCCTTACCCAGCCACACAGGACCCCCCAGGAGAGCAGTGGCCCATCCTCTGGGCCCCCAAGTGGGTGGATTATTCCAGCAAGTACGGCTTCGGCTACCAGCTGTCGGATGGGGGCAGCGGTGTCCTGCTTCGGGATGGCACGCACATGGCCCTGCGCCCCCCGGGGGA GAGTGACACAAGGGACCGCAGGCAGGTGGTTGGCCTAGCCAGGCAGGGAATGGCAGCGGCCAGGGTGGTGGCTGAAGGACGCAAGGGGGCTGCAGCTGGACTTGGGAGGTCGGAGCGGCCACGAGGCCAG CCGAGTGTGCTACGTGCCCGGCCGGGGGGAGCTGGAAACGTTCACCCCGAGGGACGTGCCCCGCCCGCTGGCCGCCAAGCTGGCCGTCCTCCGGCTCTTCACCTGCTGCCTACGGCGGCGGCGTGTGCGCCAG GAGGGGGCCCGGCCCTCGCCCCCCCCAGCGGCCCCCAGCCTCTGCTTGCTGCGCTTCCTTGTGTCCGAGCGGGCGTTGCTGCTGCTCTTCAGCGACGGGACGGTGCAG atcagcggcaggggcaggggcgacGGGGCTCACCTGGTGCTGAGTGGCGGCGGCGAGGAGCTGCGGCTCACGGTCTGGGAAGGCGGCCAGCCCCGCACCTCCTACCCCCGGGGCGCCCTGCAGAGCCCCGGCTGCGCCCCACAAGCCCGCCCGCACCTTGTCCACGCTCTTCACATGCTGCAGAGCATCTAGTGCCCCCTGCAAGGTGA
- the PLK5 gene encoding inactive serine/threonine-protein kinase PLK5 isoform X9: MEPGPRRPRTSRPPVSAFLRDPSSGRVYRRGKLIGKGAFSRCYKLMDMSTSAVFALKVVPRAGGATLVARGKVDREIALHSRLKHRNIVALHGHFADRENVYMVLEYCSRQSLAHVLEARRTLTEPEVRYYLRGLVSGLRYLHQRRIVHRDLKPSNFFLNKNMVVKIGDLGLAARVGPGGHCHRVLCGTPNFLAPEVISRNGHSCQSDLWALGCIMYTVLTGTPPFMVAPLSEMYQNIRDGRYPEPAHLSPNARRLIARLLAPNPAERPSLDHLLQDDFFTQGFTPDRLPARSCYSPPFFTVPQPLGRLFRKVGRLLLPQCRPPCPITASEASGPGEGGSDPDPMEWGSEATLLDTGAPHPEVPVHLLTHGTLRSDPAGPKGSQRQEVEVAIRNLRLCLDPGLPATQDPPGEQWPILWAPKWVDYSSKYGFGYQLSDGGSGVLLRDGTHMALRPPGDRVCYVPGRGELETFTPRDVPRPLAAKLAVLRLFTCCLRRRRVRQEGARPSPPPAAPSLCLLRFLVSERALLLLFSDGTVQISGRGRGDGAHLVLSGGGEELRLTVWEGGQPRTSYPRGALQSPGCAPQARPHLVHALHMLQSI, translated from the exons ATGGAGCccgggccgcggcggccgcgCACTTCCCGCCCGCCGGTCTCCGCCTTCCTGCGCGACCCGAGCTCCGGGCGCGTGTACCGGCGCGGGAAGCTCATCGGCAAG GGCGCCTTCAGCCGCTGCTACAAGCTGATGGACATGTCCACCAGTGCCGTGTTTGCCCTCAAGGTGGTGCCTCGCGCTGGGGGCGCGACCTTAGTCGCCCGTGGTAAG GTGGACCGGGAGATCGCCCTGCACAGCCGCCTGAAGCACCGCAACATTGTAGCCCTCCACGGACACTTTGCTGACCGCGAGAACGTGTACATGGTGCTGGAGTACTGCAGCCGCCAG TCACTGGCCCACGTTCTGGAGGCGCGGCGGACTCTGACGGAGCCCGAGGTGCGCTACTACCTGCGGGGCCTGGTCAGCGGGCTGCGCTACCTGCATCAGCGGCGCATCGTGCACCGTGACCTGAAGCCCA gtAACTTCTTCCTGAACAAGAACATGGTGGTAAAGATTGGAGACCTGGGGCTGGCCGCCAGGGTGGGCCCGGGGGGCCACTGCCACAG AGTGCTCTGCGGGACCCCAAACTTCCTGGCCCCAGAGGTCATCTCCAGGAATGGGCACTCCTGCCAGTCAGACCTCTGGGCTCTTGGCTGCATCAT GTACACAGTGCTGACTGGCACCCCTCCCTTCATGGTGGCTCCCCTGTCCGAGATGTACCAAAACATCCGAGACGGCCGCTACCCCGAGCCCGCCCACCTGTCACCCAACGCGCGCCGCCTCATCGCCCGCCTGCTGGCGCCCAACCCAGCGGAACGGCCCAGCCTGGACCACCTGCTGCAGGACGACTTCTTCACCCAG GGTTTCACCCCGGACCGGCTGCCAGCCCGCTCCTGCTACAGCCCACCCTTCTTCACCGTGCCCCAGCCTCTGGGCAGGCTCTTCCGGAAGGTGGGCCGGCTGCTCCTGCCCCAGTGCCGGCCCCCCT GCCCCATCACGGCTAGCGAGGCCTCGGGCCCAGGAGAAGGTGGATCAGATCCTGACCCCATGGAGTGGGGCAGTGAG GCCACCCTGTTGGACACAGGGGCTCCCCACCCGGAGGTCCCCGTCCACCTGCTCACCCATGGGACCCTCAGGAGCGACCCAGCGG ggcccaaggggagccagaggcaggaggtggaggtggcCATCAGAAACCTGCGGCTCTGCCTGGACCCGGGCCTCCCAG CCACACAGGACCCCCCAGGAGAGCAGTGGCCCATCCTCTGGGCCCCCAAGTGGGTGGATTATTCCAGCAAGTACGGCTTCGGCTACCAGCTGTCGGATGGGGGCAGCGGTGTCCTGCTTCGGGATGGCACGCACATGGCCCTGCGCCCCCCGGGGGA CCGAGTGTGCTACGTGCCCGGCCGGGGGGAGCTGGAAACGTTCACCCCGAGGGACGTGCCCCGCCCGCTGGCCGCCAAGCTGGCCGTCCTCCGGCTCTTCACCTGCTGCCTACGGCGGCGGCGTGTGCGCCAG GAGGGGGCCCGGCCCTCGCCCCCCCCAGCGGCCCCCAGCCTCTGCTTGCTGCGCTTCCTTGTGTCCGAGCGGGCGTTGCTGCTGCTCTTCAGCGACGGGACGGTGCAG atcagcggcaggggcaggggcgacGGGGCTCACCTGGTGCTGAGTGGCGGCGGCGAGGAGCTGCGGCTCACGGTCTGGGAAGGCGGCCAGCCCCGCACCTCCTACCCCCGGGGCGCCCTGCAGAGCCCCGGCTGCGCCCCACAAGCCCGCCCGCACCTTGTCCACGCTCTTCACATGCTGCAGAGCATCTAG
- the PLK5 gene encoding inactive serine/threonine-protein kinase PLK5 isoform X5 produces MEPGPRRPRTSRPPVSAFLRDPSSGRVYRRGKLIGKGAFSRCYKLMDMSTSAVFALKVVPRAGGATLVARGKVGPDLESPGAPQVPGGPQRGPCTGWRLCPWARAAGGRVGPHLQVDREIALHSRLKHRNIVALHGHFADRENVYMVLEYCSRQSLAHVLEARRTLTEPEVRYYLRGLVSGLRYLHQRRIVHRDLKPSNFFLNKNMVVKIGDLGLAARVGPGGHCHRVLCGTPNFLAPEVISRNGHSCQSDLWALGCIMYTVLTGTPPFMVAPLSEMYQNIRDGRYPEPAHLSPNARRLIARLLAPNPAERPSLDHLLQDDFFTQGFTPDRLPARSCYSPPFFTVPQPLGRLFRKVGRLLLPQCRPPCPITASEASGPGEGGSDPDPMEWGSEATLLDTGAPHPEVPVHLLTHGTLRSDPAGPKGSQRQEVEVAIRNLRLCLDPGLPDPPDTPYPATQDPPGEQWPILWAPKWVDYSSKYGFGYQLSDGGSGVLLRDGTHMALRPPGDRVCYVPGRGELETFTPRDVPRPLAAKLAVLRLFTCCLRRRRVRQEGARPSPPPAAPSLCLLRFLVSERALLLLFSDGTVQISGRGRGDGAHLVLSGGGEELRLTVWEGGQPRTSYPRGALQSPGCAPQARPHLVHALHMLQSI; encoded by the exons ATGGAGCccgggccgcggcggccgcgCACTTCCCGCCCGCCGGTCTCCGCCTTCCTGCGCGACCCGAGCTCCGGGCGCGTGTACCGGCGCGGGAAGCTCATCGGCAAG GGCGCCTTCAGCCGCTGCTACAAGCTGATGGACATGTCCACCAGTGCCGTGTTTGCCCTCAAGGTGGTGCCTCGCGCTGGGGGCGCGACCTTAGTCGCCCGTGGTAAGGTAGGCCCGGACCTTGAGAGCCCCGGGGCCCCACAGGTCCCCGGCGGTCCCCAGAGAGGCCCCTGCACGGGGTGGAGGCTCTGCCCCTGGGCCCGAGCCGCGGGCGGACGTGTGGGGCCACACCTGCAGGTGGACCGGGAGATCGCCCTGCACAGCCGCCTGAAGCACCGCAACATTGTAGCCCTCCACGGACACTTTGCTGACCGCGAGAACGTGTACATGGTGCTGGAGTACTGCAGCCGCCAG TCACTGGCCCACGTTCTGGAGGCGCGGCGGACTCTGACGGAGCCCGAGGTGCGCTACTACCTGCGGGGCCTGGTCAGCGGGCTGCGCTACCTGCATCAGCGGCGCATCGTGCACCGTGACCTGAAGCCCA gtAACTTCTTCCTGAACAAGAACATGGTGGTAAAGATTGGAGACCTGGGGCTGGCCGCCAGGGTGGGCCCGGGGGGCCACTGCCACAG AGTGCTCTGCGGGACCCCAAACTTCCTGGCCCCAGAGGTCATCTCCAGGAATGGGCACTCCTGCCAGTCAGACCTCTGGGCTCTTGGCTGCATCAT GTACACAGTGCTGACTGGCACCCCTCCCTTCATGGTGGCTCCCCTGTCCGAGATGTACCAAAACATCCGAGACGGCCGCTACCCCGAGCCCGCCCACCTGTCACCCAACGCGCGCCGCCTCATCGCCCGCCTGCTGGCGCCCAACCCAGCGGAACGGCCCAGCCTGGACCACCTGCTGCAGGACGACTTCTTCACCCAG GGTTTCACCCCGGACCGGCTGCCAGCCCGCTCCTGCTACAGCCCACCCTTCTTCACCGTGCCCCAGCCTCTGGGCAGGCTCTTCCGGAAGGTGGGCCGGCTGCTCCTGCCCCAGTGCCGGCCCCCCT GCCCCATCACGGCTAGCGAGGCCTCGGGCCCAGGAGAAGGTGGATCAGATCCTGACCCCATGGAGTGGGGCAGTGAG GCCACCCTGTTGGACACAGGGGCTCCCCACCCGGAGGTCCCCGTCCACCTGCTCACCCATGGGACCCTCAGGAGCGACCCAGCGG ggcccaaggggagccagaggcaggaggtggaggtggcCATCAGAAACCTGCGGCTCTGCCTGGACCCGGGCCTCCCAG ACCCCCCTGACACCCCTTACCCAGCCACACAGGACCCCCCAGGAGAGCAGTGGCCCATCCTCTGGGCCCCCAAGTGGGTGGATTATTCCAGCAAGTACGGCTTCGGCTACCAGCTGTCGGATGGGGGCAGCGGTGTCCTGCTTCGGGATGGCACGCACATGGCCCTGCGCCCCCCGGGGGA CCGAGTGTGCTACGTGCCCGGCCGGGGGGAGCTGGAAACGTTCACCCCGAGGGACGTGCCCCGCCCGCTGGCCGCCAAGCTGGCCGTCCTCCGGCTCTTCACCTGCTGCCTACGGCGGCGGCGTGTGCGCCAG GAGGGGGCCCGGCCCTCGCCCCCCCCAGCGGCCCCCAGCCTCTGCTTGCTGCGCTTCCTTGTGTCCGAGCGGGCGTTGCTGCTGCTCTTCAGCGACGGGACGGTGCAG atcagcggcaggggcaggggcgacGGGGCTCACCTGGTGCTGAGTGGCGGCGGCGAGGAGCTGCGGCTCACGGTCTGGGAAGGCGGCCAGCCCCGCACCTCCTACCCCCGGGGCGCCCTGCAGAGCCCCGGCTGCGCCCCACAAGCCCGCCCGCACCTTGTCCACGCTCTTCACATGCTGCAGAGCATCTAG
- the PLK5 gene encoding inactive serine/threonine-protein kinase PLK5 isoform X2, which translates to MEPGPRRPRTSRPPVSAFLRDPSSGRVYRRGKLIGKGAFSRCYKLMDMSTSAVFALKVVPRAGGATLVARGKVGPDLESPGAPQVPGGPQRGPCTGWRLCPWARAAGGRVGPHLQVDREIALHSRLKHRNIVALHGHFADRENVYMVLEYCSRQSLAHVLEARRTLTEPEVRYYLRGLVSGLRYLHQRRIVHRDLKPSNFFLNKNMVVKIGDLGLAARVGPGGHCHRVLCGTPNFLAPEVISRNGHSCQSDLWALGCIMYTVLTGTPPFMVAPLSEMYQNIRDGRYPEPAHLSPNARRLIARLLAPNPAERPSLDHLLQDDFFTQGFTPDRLPARSCYSPPFFTVPQPLGRLFRKVGRLLLPQCRPPCPITASEASGPGEGGSDPDPMEWGSEATLLDTGAPHPEVPVHLLTHGTLRSDPAGPKGSQRQEVEVAIRNLRLCLDPGLPATQDPPGEQWPILWAPKWVDYSSKYGFGYQLSDGGSGVLLRDGTHMALRPPGESDTRDRRQVVGLARQGMAAARVVAEGRKGAAAGLGRSERPRGQPSVLRARPGGAGNVHPEGRAPPAGRQAGRPPALHLLPTAAACAPGGGPALAPPSGPQPLLAALPCVRAGVAAALQRRDGADQRQGQGRRGSPGAEWRRRGAAAHGLGRRPAPHLLPPGRPAEPRLRPTSPPAPCPRSSHAAEHLVPPAR; encoded by the exons ATGGAGCccgggccgcggcggccgcgCACTTCCCGCCCGCCGGTCTCCGCCTTCCTGCGCGACCCGAGCTCCGGGCGCGTGTACCGGCGCGGGAAGCTCATCGGCAAG GGCGCCTTCAGCCGCTGCTACAAGCTGATGGACATGTCCACCAGTGCCGTGTTTGCCCTCAAGGTGGTGCCTCGCGCTGGGGGCGCGACCTTAGTCGCCCGTGGTAAGGTAGGCCCGGACCTTGAGAGCCCCGGGGCCCCACAGGTCCCCGGCGGTCCCCAGAGAGGCCCCTGCACGGGGTGGAGGCTCTGCCCCTGGGCCCGAGCCGCGGGCGGACGTGTGGGGCCACACCTGCAGGTGGACCGGGAGATCGCCCTGCACAGCCGCCTGAAGCACCGCAACATTGTAGCCCTCCACGGACACTTTGCTGACCGCGAGAACGTGTACATGGTGCTGGAGTACTGCAGCCGCCAG TCACTGGCCCACGTTCTGGAGGCGCGGCGGACTCTGACGGAGCCCGAGGTGCGCTACTACCTGCGGGGCCTGGTCAGCGGGCTGCGCTACCTGCATCAGCGGCGCATCGTGCACCGTGACCTGAAGCCCA gtAACTTCTTCCTGAACAAGAACATGGTGGTAAAGATTGGAGACCTGGGGCTGGCCGCCAGGGTGGGCCCGGGGGGCCACTGCCACAG AGTGCTCTGCGGGACCCCAAACTTCCTGGCCCCAGAGGTCATCTCCAGGAATGGGCACTCCTGCCAGTCAGACCTCTGGGCTCTTGGCTGCATCAT GTACACAGTGCTGACTGGCACCCCTCCCTTCATGGTGGCTCCCCTGTCCGAGATGTACCAAAACATCCGAGACGGCCGCTACCCCGAGCCCGCCCACCTGTCACCCAACGCGCGCCGCCTCATCGCCCGCCTGCTGGCGCCCAACCCAGCGGAACGGCCCAGCCTGGACCACCTGCTGCAGGACGACTTCTTCACCCAG GGTTTCACCCCGGACCGGCTGCCAGCCCGCTCCTGCTACAGCCCACCCTTCTTCACCGTGCCCCAGCCTCTGGGCAGGCTCTTCCGGAAGGTGGGCCGGCTGCTCCTGCCCCAGTGCCGGCCCCCCT GCCCCATCACGGCTAGCGAGGCCTCGGGCCCAGGAGAAGGTGGATCAGATCCTGACCCCATGGAGTGGGGCAGTGAG GCCACCCTGTTGGACACAGGGGCTCCCCACCCGGAGGTCCCCGTCCACCTGCTCACCCATGGGACCCTCAGGAGCGACCCAGCGG ggcccaaggggagccagaggcaggaggtggaggtggcCATCAGAAACCTGCGGCTCTGCCTGGACCCGGGCCTCCCAG CCACACAGGACCCCCCAGGAGAGCAGTGGCCCATCCTCTGGGCCCCCAAGTGGGTGGATTATTCCAGCAAGTACGGCTTCGGCTACCAGCTGTCGGATGGGGGCAGCGGTGTCCTGCTTCGGGATGGCACGCACATGGCCCTGCGCCCCCCGGGGGA GAGTGACACAAGGGACCGCAGGCAGGTGGTTGGCCTAGCCAGGCAGGGAATGGCAGCGGCCAGGGTGGTGGCTGAAGGACGCAAGGGGGCTGCAGCTGGACTTGGGAGGTCGGAGCGGCCACGAGGCCAG CCGAGTGTGCTACGTGCCCGGCCGGGGGGAGCTGGAAACGTTCACCCCGAGGGACGTGCCCCGCCCGCTGGCCGCCAAGCTGGCCGTCCTCCGGCTCTTCACCTGCTGCCTACGGCGGCGGCGTGTGCGCCAG GAGGGGGCCCGGCCCTCGCCCCCCCCAGCGGCCCCCAGCCTCTGCTTGCTGCGCTTCCTTGTGTCCGAGCGGGCGTTGCTGCTGCTCTTCAGCGACGGGACGGTGCAG atcagcggcaggggcaggggcgacGGGGCTCACCTGGTGCTGAGTGGCGGCGGCGAGGAGCTGCGGCTCACGGTCTGGGAAGGCGGCCAGCCCCGCACCTCCTACCCCCGGGGCGCCCTGCAGAGCCCCGGCTGCGCCCCACAAGCCCGCCCGCACCTTGTCCACGCTCTTCACATGCTGCAGAGCATCTAGTGCCCCCTGCAAGGTGA
- the PLK5 gene encoding inactive serine/threonine-protein kinase PLK5 isoform X6, whose protein sequence is MEPGPRRPRTSRPPVSAFLRDPSSGRVYRRGKLIGKGAFSRCYKLMDMSTSAVFALKVVPRAGGATLVARGKVGPDLESPGAPQVPGGPQRGPCTGWRLCPWARAAGGRVGPHLQVDREIALHSRLKHRNIVALHGHFADRENVYMVLEYCSRQSLAHVLEARRTLTEPEVRYYLRGLVSGLRYLHQRRIVHRDLKPSNFFLNKNMVVKIGDLGLAARVGPGGHCHRVLCGTPNFLAPEVISRNGHSCQSDLWALGCIMYTVLTGTPPFMVAPLSEMYQNIRDGRYPEPAHLSPNARRLIARLLAPNPAERPSLDHLLQDDFFTQGFTPDRLPARSCYSPPFFTVPQPLGRLFRKVGRLLLPQCRPPCPITASEASGPGEGGSDPDPMEWGSEATLLDTGAPHPEVPVHLLTHGTLRSDPAGPKGSQRQEVEVAIRNLRLCLDPGLPATQDPPGEQWPILWAPKWVDYSSKYGFGYQLSDGGSGVLLRDGTHMALRPPGDRVCYVPGRGELETFTPRDVPRPLAAKLAVLRLFTCCLRRRRVRQEGARPSPPPAAPSLCLLRFLVSERALLLLFSDGTVQISGRGRGDGAHLVLSGGGEELRLTVWEGGQPRTSYPRGALQSPGCAPQARPHLVHALHMLQSI, encoded by the exons ATGGAGCccgggccgcggcggccgcgCACTTCCCGCCCGCCGGTCTCCGCCTTCCTGCGCGACCCGAGCTCCGGGCGCGTGTACCGGCGCGGGAAGCTCATCGGCAAG GGCGCCTTCAGCCGCTGCTACAAGCTGATGGACATGTCCACCAGTGCCGTGTTTGCCCTCAAGGTGGTGCCTCGCGCTGGGGGCGCGACCTTAGTCGCCCGTGGTAAGGTAGGCCCGGACCTTGAGAGCCCCGGGGCCCCACAGGTCCCCGGCGGTCCCCAGAGAGGCCCCTGCACGGGGTGGAGGCTCTGCCCCTGGGCCCGAGCCGCGGGCGGACGTGTGGGGCCACACCTGCAGGTGGACCGGGAGATCGCCCTGCACAGCCGCCTGAAGCACCGCAACATTGTAGCCCTCCACGGACACTTTGCTGACCGCGAGAACGTGTACATGGTGCTGGAGTACTGCAGCCGCCAG TCACTGGCCCACGTTCTGGAGGCGCGGCGGACTCTGACGGAGCCCGAGGTGCGCTACTACCTGCGGGGCCTGGTCAGCGGGCTGCGCTACCTGCATCAGCGGCGCATCGTGCACCGTGACCTGAAGCCCA gtAACTTCTTCCTGAACAAGAACATGGTGGTAAAGATTGGAGACCTGGGGCTGGCCGCCAGGGTGGGCCCGGGGGGCCACTGCCACAG AGTGCTCTGCGGGACCCCAAACTTCCTGGCCCCAGAGGTCATCTCCAGGAATGGGCACTCCTGCCAGTCAGACCTCTGGGCTCTTGGCTGCATCAT GTACACAGTGCTGACTGGCACCCCTCCCTTCATGGTGGCTCCCCTGTCCGAGATGTACCAAAACATCCGAGACGGCCGCTACCCCGAGCCCGCCCACCTGTCACCCAACGCGCGCCGCCTCATCGCCCGCCTGCTGGCGCCCAACCCAGCGGAACGGCCCAGCCTGGACCACCTGCTGCAGGACGACTTCTTCACCCAG GGTTTCACCCCGGACCGGCTGCCAGCCCGCTCCTGCTACAGCCCACCCTTCTTCACCGTGCCCCAGCCTCTGGGCAGGCTCTTCCGGAAGGTGGGCCGGCTGCTCCTGCCCCAGTGCCGGCCCCCCT GCCCCATCACGGCTAGCGAGGCCTCGGGCCCAGGAGAAGGTGGATCAGATCCTGACCCCATGGAGTGGGGCAGTGAG GCCACCCTGTTGGACACAGGGGCTCCCCACCCGGAGGTCCCCGTCCACCTGCTCACCCATGGGACCCTCAGGAGCGACCCAGCGG ggcccaaggggagccagaggcaggaggtggaggtggcCATCAGAAACCTGCGGCTCTGCCTGGACCCGGGCCTCCCAG CCACACAGGACCCCCCAGGAGAGCAGTGGCCCATCCTCTGGGCCCCCAAGTGGGTGGATTATTCCAGCAAGTACGGCTTCGGCTACCAGCTGTCGGATGGGGGCAGCGGTGTCCTGCTTCGGGATGGCACGCACATGGCCCTGCGCCCCCCGGGGGA CCGAGTGTGCTACGTGCCCGGCCGGGGGGAGCTGGAAACGTTCACCCCGAGGGACGTGCCCCGCCCGCTGGCCGCCAAGCTGGCCGTCCTCCGGCTCTTCACCTGCTGCCTACGGCGGCGGCGTGTGCGCCAG GAGGGGGCCCGGCCCTCGCCCCCCCCAGCGGCCCCCAGCCTCTGCTTGCTGCGCTTCCTTGTGTCCGAGCGGGCGTTGCTGCTGCTCTTCAGCGACGGGACGGTGCAG atcagcggcaggggcaggggcgacGGGGCTCACCTGGTGCTGAGTGGCGGCGGCGAGGAGCTGCGGCTCACGGTCTGGGAAGGCGGCCAGCCCCGCACCTCCTACCCCCGGGGCGCCCTGCAGAGCCCCGGCTGCGCCCCACAAGCCCGCCCGCACCTTGTCCACGCTCTTCACATGCTGCAGAGCATCTAG